In Porphyromonas cangingivalis, a genomic segment contains:
- a CDS encoding methyltransferase RsmF C-terminal domain-like protein gives MATEEQGYKIPEAFLEAFGSTFGQQEADAFCRSVNQPSPVSIRVNPYKLNTPPIGGKIVPWCSLGYYLDTRPTFGIDPLWHAGAYYVQEASSMFVSQYLSELSDDTKIALDLCAAPGGKSTLLRSLLPKTCVLIANEPDRGRVSALHENLTRFGSDEVIVTNAYPNELRKSGLMCDMILVDAPCSGEGMFRKDPNSRNEWSMGSVASCSIKQKEILDEAWRMLHQGGILIYSTCTYNKEENEAQLEYLSEHYDVAKIIFPDLKTPEAMGISKGERDGVYRFFPHHTVGEGFTIFALQKAGKKQKVSQEQRNRKRETQNSQIPSILKDSIREQVNITNEGDEFVYLSPQGKVIADLLIKARVRVLSKGIILGSVKGKDFVPHHSWAMSNMIADQAPYPHIEVDEDTALAYLKRDTINLAPHKGFECITYKGVPLGWIKNIGNRVNNLYPKELVIRNRNAVSEELPKLF, from the coding sequence ATGGCGACAGAAGAGCAAGGCTACAAGATACCCGAGGCATTTTTGGAGGCGTTTGGATCAACGTTCGGTCAGCAGGAGGCAGATGCTTTCTGTCGCTCTGTGAATCAGCCCTCCCCCGTAAGCATTCGCGTCAATCCTTACAAACTGAACACCCCTCCCATCGGAGGTAAGATCGTACCATGGTGCAGTCTTGGGTATTACCTTGACACTCGTCCTACTTTCGGCATCGACCCTCTTTGGCATGCCGGAGCGTACTATGTCCAAGAAGCTTCAAGCATGTTTGTCTCACAGTATCTATCGGAGCTGTCCGATGACACAAAAATTGCCCTCGACCTCTGTGCTGCTCCCGGAGGCAAAAGTACTCTACTGAGAAGCCTTCTGCCAAAGACCTGTGTCCTCATTGCAAATGAACCGGATAGAGGTCGTGTGTCTGCCTTGCACGAAAACCTCACAAGATTTGGCAGTGACGAAGTCATTGTCACCAATGCCTATCCGAACGAACTTAGAAAATCCGGGCTGATGTGCGATATGATACTCGTGGATGCCCCTTGCTCCGGCGAAGGGATGTTCCGAAAAGACCCCAACAGTCGCAACGAGTGGTCTATGGGTAGTGTCGCATCATGTAGTATAAAACAAAAAGAGATCCTGGATGAGGCATGGCGTATGCTACATCAAGGAGGAATCCTCATATACAGTACTTGCACCTACAATAAAGAAGAGAACGAGGCTCAGCTTGAGTACCTCTCAGAGCATTATGATGTGGCGAAGATCATCTTTCCAGATCTCAAAACACCTGAAGCCATGGGGATCTCAAAAGGCGAGCGAGACGGTGTGTACAGATTTTTCCCACACCATACAGTAGGAGAGGGATTTACTATATTTGCGTTACAAAAAGCCGGTAAGAAACAAAAGGTATCTCAGGAGCAAAGAAATCGAAAAAGAGAGACCCAAAACTCTCAGATCCCCTCTATACTGAAAGATTCCATCAGAGAACAAGTGAACATCACGAACGAGGGGGATGAGTTTGTCTATCTCTCACCTCAAGGAAAAGTCATCGCAGACCTCTTAATAAAAGCGAGGGTACGTGTACTGTCTAAAGGTATCATCTTAGGTAGTGTCAAAGGCAAGGATTTCGTCCCCCATCATTCATGGGCGATGAGTAATATGATAGCTGATCAGGCTCCTTATCCTCATATCGAGGTGGATGAAGATACAGCCCTCGCTTATCTCAAAAGAGATACCATCAATCTTGCTCCCCATAAGGGTTTCGAGTGCATCACATACAAAGGCGTCCCTCTTGGCTGGATAAAAAACATAGGTAACAGGGTAAACAATCTCTATCCCAAAGAACTTGTGATACGAAATCGAAATGCCGTGTCGGAAGAACTCCCCAAACTATTCTAA